The following coding sequences lie in one Mucilaginibacter sp. KACC 22773 genomic window:
- a CDS encoding glycoside hydrolase family 43 protein has translation MNHIRIAISIAVIVFFSLNCQLAAFGQKSNHNFNQRYKGYLFAYFTGNQKSEEAIRFAISMDGYHYLALNHNEPVINSSVISETGGVRDPHILRCADGKTFFMVATDMVSANGWNSNRGLVLLKSNDLIHWSSAHINFQKRFPDQDSLLRVWAPQTIYDNVAKKYMVYFSLKHGGNPDKIYYIYANKDFTDFEGEPKQLFFSPDNAACIDGDIEKKDDKYYLFFKTEDRVPGIKIAVSKSLTGGYALQSDQYVQQTTLPVEGAGTFKLNDGSGFILMYDMYTSGRYQFTKSTDLKNFKVIDKEVTMNFKPRHGTVMPVTLKEIKKLISSYTTADVVLRTVNESGRIRNELVVDTVKKKVIYP, from the coding sequence ATGAACCATATAAGAATTGCAATCAGTATTGCTGTAATTGTTTTTTTCTCGCTCAATTGTCAGTTAGCAGCGTTCGGGCAAAAAAGCAATCATAATTTTAACCAGAGGTATAAAGGTTACTTGTTTGCCTACTTTACCGGAAATCAGAAAAGTGAAGAGGCCATCCGGTTCGCAATCAGCATGGATGGATATCACTATCTTGCCTTAAACCACAATGAACCGGTTATAAATAGCTCGGTTATCAGCGAAACCGGTGGTGTTCGGGACCCTCACATCCTGAGATGTGCCGATGGGAAAACATTTTTTATGGTTGCAACAGATATGGTTTCCGCCAACGGATGGAACTCTAACCGGGGATTGGTGTTACTTAAGTCAAACGATTTGATCCATTGGTCTTCTGCTCATATTAATTTTCAAAAACGTTTTCCGGACCAGGATAGTCTTTTGCGTGTATGGGCGCCTCAAACCATATATGACAATGTTGCTAAAAAGTATATGGTTTACTTTTCTTTAAAGCACGGCGGCAACCCGGATAAGATATACTATATATATGCTAATAAAGATTTTACTGATTTTGAAGGGGAGCCTAAGCAGCTATTCTTTAGTCCGGATAATGCAGCTTGTATAGACGGGGATATCGAGAAAAAAGACGACAAATACTATTTGTTCTTTAAAACAGAAGATAGGGTACCTGGAATTAAAATTGCAGTTTCCAAAAGCTTAACCGGTGGATATGCGCTTCAAAGCGATCAATACGTTCAGCAAACTACACTACCGGTTGAAGGGGCCGGTACTTTTAAATTAAATGATGGCAGTGGATTTATTTTGATGTATGACATGTATACCAGCGGCCGTTACCAGTTTACAAAATCAACCGATTTAAAAAACTTTAAGGTTATAGATAAAGAGGTGACCATGAATTTTAAACCACGGCACGGTACTGTTATGCCGGTGACCTTAAAGGAAATTAAAAAGCTTATTAGTAGCTACACGACTGCGGATGTTGTTCTCCGAACCGTTAATGAGAGCGGGAGAATCCGAAACGAACTGGTAGTTGATACGGTTAAAAAAAAGGTTATATACCCTTAG